Below is a window of Drosophila bipectinata strain 14024-0381.07 chromosome XR, DbipHiC1v2, whole genome shotgun sequence DNA.
aattgaaaatcataacaataatcattatttacggtCCCTGGTAATGTCAAAACATAATGGAGAGTCAAAAGGATTCAATAGATTTtgtctccaaaaaaaaaatatatccaaaACAATGacttaaaaatcttaaacatTTTGGAAAGTAAGATAATACAATCATCCCAATACCATTAACAATTAACattcaaagaaaatatttttaaaatattaagaaaatcTAGGAAAACGTGAATACactagatatatgtatatacatatatccgcATCCCGATCCccgcaaaaataaaaaatgaaatcgttAACTTTAAGGCGAATGCTCATTAGTATTAAGATATATTGGATGTAGGTACATCCGGTGATGGAGTGACCAAACATGATTGAGTTAACACGTGTGTCGTCCCATCCGGTCAGTTGCAGGGCTCGACGAACTGAGCCTCCTGGATGTCCTCCGGGCGCAGACACATGTGTTCGTAGGTGGGCCCGCCAGCGGCGCGATGGCGATGGCAGAGATGCTGCTGGTGGGGATTACGGGGATGGTTGGAACTGTGGTGGTGATGATGGTGCTCATGATGCGCATGGTGGCGATGGCAGTGACCCAGTTGGCGGTTCAGCTCTATGCGTTCGCGGTGCTTGCGACAGACCTTCAGAGTTTCGTCAAACTCCCGCTTGTTGGGGAGCGGCTCCTTCCTGGCCTCCGGCGAGTCCACCCTTTCCGAGGCGTCGGCGATCTGGAAGAGCTTAATGAAGTCGCGTTGCTGAGGCGGTTGCGCTGCCTGATCGCGAGCAAAGGCGTGATAGCTTCGCACCTTGTAGACGTTGGAGAGATCCGGATGCTCGTAGTCGTTGCTCTCGTCCCGGGCCAGGAACTCCTTGAGCTGCAGCTGCTTCTGGCGGCTCTGCTCCTGCAGAAAGGTTTGGTAGCTCTGGGCGTCGGAATCCCCACCACCGGCCCCCCTGCCGGGCTTGAACGGCTCATGAACGTCCTCGTCCCCAGTATCCTCAGAGTCGCCGCTCCGGTGGGTCTTCAGTTGCTCGAAATGATATCGCAGCTTGCGGTGAGTTAGAACCTCCTGGTTGTCTTGCACGAAGCTCACCAGCTGACGCTTGCACTTGGCCATCTCGGCCTCCAGGTAGCTGATCCTGGAAATGTAACAGGCCGCCGTGGATGGCGGAATTGAGCTCAGACCCTGGCCTTTTGACTCTGTCTTAGGCTTCTCCTTCGGCTCCCTGGCCTTGGGCTCTCTGTTCTTCGGCTCCTTCGCCTTCAAGTCCTTGTCCTTGGCCGGCGGCTTGTCTCCTTTCTTGGCTTGTTCCGACTCAATGCGTCCGTGCGGGTAGGACTGCTCGATCTCGTCGCTCTTCCTGTCCGACTCCAGGTGGGTCTTGAAGGGTGTGGTGGCGGTGGGGATGCGACGCTTGGCCACAGTACCTGATGAATGGCGAGGTTCTTGTCGCTTGGCCGCCAGCCGCTTCTTTTGGAGATCGAGGTCCTCCAGCTGGCGGCGTTCCAGCTCCATTAGGCGCTCATTCTCAACCACTCGCTGCGTCCGCTCCATTCGCTGCTGCCACTCGCGGTGCTTCAGCTGCCTCTCCCTTTCTATTTTCCTCCGGCGCTGCAGCTTCGCCTCCGACGTGGGCTCCCGCTTGGCTTGCGGATCACTTTCGCCTCGGACGTCTCCCGTGCAGTCCTCTTTGACTCGGTCTTCTTGGGCTCTTCCCACTCTGGGTTTGACCTCTCCGACTTGATCCACCCTGTCTCGGAATTCCCTGCCTCGGTCCTCTCTGGGTCGGTCTTCTCTGATTTGCTCTTCTCTGGCTCGGTCTTTTCTGGCTCGGTCTTCTCTGGCTCTGCCCTCTTCAGCTCGGCGCTCTTCCACCTTTACTCTGGCTCGGTCCTCTCCAGCTCTGCCCTCTCCAGCTCTGCCCTCTACAGCTCTGCCCTCTCCAGCTCTACCCTCTCCAGCTCTGCCCTCCCTGGCTCGATCTTCGCCAGCCTGATAGACTTTAGTCTTCACCCGGGGCTTTTTCTCCTTCTGCAGCTTGCGCTGGGATCGGCTGCGGTCATGGGGCGACATGGAGTCAGTTTCCCCAGAGGCCGAGCTCTTGTCCCCGCCCCACTCGGCCCTCTCGAGGGGAGATCTGTACAAAGGAATCTTAGCCTTTCTAAGGAGCGCCTCCATCCGCGCCTCCGAGTCATGGATATGGGCTTTGGCCTGGTCATGCCAGAAGGAGCTCTTTTTCCGGGGGGCTGTGGCCGCCACGGCAGCCAGTTCCTTGCGGAGAGCGGCGTGGGTGTTCCGGGCCATGACCATGTTGCGTTCGGCGTTATGGATGACGCTCTGGGTCTGGGTGTTGCTCTGGGAAGTACCTGGACCGGGGGCGGCTTCTCCTCTTTCTCCGACACCTCCTACTCCTCCGCTTCCTCCTGTGCCCTCTCCTCGGCCAGCTCCTTCTCCAGCTTCTTCCCTTTGTGGGGCATGCCTCTGAGCTCTGTCCTTGCTGCGGTGCTTCTGGTGAACGACAGAGGTGATGGTTGCCATTGAAACAAGCATCGGCTCCTGGGGCCTCgactgcggctgctgctgctgctgggcaaGATGGGGCTGCTCCTGGGGTGGATGGTGGTGGAGGGACGTCCGCTTGTGGCAATGTTGCTCGGCCCAGCTCTGGGTAAGATTGCGACTGAGTATGTTCACTCCCGAGGTATTCTTCTCCGGCTCGCCCCGCTGCGGCGCCGCTGGGGGAGGTGGTCGCTGTGGTGGCGGCTGCCGCTCCGCGAGAACCTTTTGGCTGGCACTCGTCGTCCTGGGGGAGGGATGGGGGGTGTGGATGAGTCGAAGAAGAAGTATGTATGTGTTTCTGGCTGATTTTTGGGTGGCATGAGATGGGATGGTGGGTGGTGTGATTACggaaatcaaacaaaaaatcaagcaaaataattaactaaattaataagtaactaatttttaactttgattgatttattatttaaagcgCTAATAACTTgatatattattttacaaaaatgtttatttttagtttttgttttaatttcgtTATAATATTATCTTAAAACaactatataaatatttcccaTTTAACAAATACATTTCTTATTCATTTATTCAGCTCTAGTTTTTTAGAGGTTATACACAATTAGaatttatatgaaatataaatgttttttgtAGACAAACTACATATATATGTGGATGTCCTTTCAAGCTTTGAACTCagttctataaatatttttgaagctATACATAACTTTGTATGCCAATGTCTGAGTGTCACAAAGGAACTTCAACGCGTTTTTCTCAAAATACCGTTTTAGAAGTCGGTGCTCTCGATTTTAAGGATAAATTGATAAAGTGATCGGTCTGAACAAAATTTTCCCCAGGAATATATATTCCCCAGGTACtgcacaaaaaaatgtattttcaaaaatgtattactgtatttttcaacaatttaaaaaaacggtttcagtaaaaatttatttttttaaagttaagctttttaaaattcaatttgatttttttaaatctattgttcatgtattttttaaaacaattttttttattttggaaattcCAAACCGGCAAAAACAAAGGATTACCAAGGATACAGAAGTATCTGCTAGTAGAAGGGACTAATGTTATAATGGAAATATATTAACATGATCGGCATTCTATTATCTTCTTAAAAGTAGCTTCTCctgaattaattaataattgtgTTCAAACTGTTTAAGTTCTCTTAAATCTcttatgaatttttaaaatgtttttttttgacgcTCAATTGCGCATAACACCTTAAgaaaatttttgaagatttcatagattttatttatgtatttctttataaattagCATCTAGCGTTTCTTACCAGTAAGTtcacattaattttaaatattcctTAAACTTTAACTATCAGAGGTGCCACAGTTATTTGCTGAAATGTCGAACCAAAGggttataaaaacatattgcatcatgaaaaaaactaatttttatattttattcattgtttataattaacggtaataaaaaaaataaaaaaatttaactgcaatccaaccaaaaaaaaaaaacgtctaggcataaaaataaattagtgGATGGCACCCctgtatttaaaataaacttgtttccttattttacaatttaatttttttacttattaactttataattgaaagtaaaaaaaaatgtatttattcactatattaatattaaagtaaaatacaaaagttaCAGTATAAGCCTATTATTCTTAAATAGAACATTaattaaatcataaataaCAAACTATTAATTACTTACTAATCTTAACTAGTTATAACTATTTTTACTAACTCTTAATGAATATAATGAAGATTTTATAAACTCTTTAAGGATAATTATAAACTTCAGCTTTTATCTTAATTATTTAACCTTAACAAATAGGATCTAAGCTAGCTTTCGTACCAAACcgtttttttcagtgtactaTTGACTCTTGCGCTGATTGAGGCGACGAGGATGCAAAGGATAACGATTTCGGGATCGGTGTGGACGCTCCTTTGGCGGCTCCTGCTGGTGTGCTTTGTGGTGTTGATGTTGTGGTTGTTGGAGACTTGTGGAGTCTGTAGATGTGGAAATGGAAACCGAGGCAGACGCGGAGAGATCTCCACTGTCCTGACCGGATATGGTGTCCTTGGATATGGTGTGGTGGGCAGTGGAGGCGGCACGTCTCTGCTAGGGACGACGGTACCTGGAAAAGGGGACCAGCTAGAGCGGCTAGAGAGGCACCTCCACCAACCAGCATCCCCTACTACTACACCTACTACTAGGATCACCCCCcacccatccatcc
It encodes the following:
- the Erk7 gene encoding extracellular signal-regulated kinase 7, with product MASQPVTTAHERRIHELDHDVERIFDVRKRLGKGAYGIVWKATDKRHKETVALKKIFDAFRDETDAQRTYREVIFLRAFRHHPNIIRLMDIFKAANDLDFYLVFEFMESDLHNVIKKGDVLKDIHKRFVMYQLINAIQYMHSGNVIHRDLKPSNILIDSKCRLKVADFGLARTLSMKRKSAFDDMENDAMLTDYVATRWYRAPEILVASRKYTKGIDMWSLGCILGEMIRQKPLFQGTSTINQIEKIVTALPDVTQSDIESIGASFGTVLLSKKINRDRRHSLDEMLRNCCDDAMSLVKGLLVLDPLGRLTAKEAIMHSFVSRFRTASADMELRLDVSPPLQDDVRYGVDEYRASLYDMIGTDSRSSARKTAVTSSTAHPTPGSSREAVTSVSAPKGQLNRSVSRARTTSASQKVLAERQPPPQRPPPPAAPQRGEPEKNTSGVNILSRNLTQSWAEQHCHKRTSLHHHPPQEQPHLAQQQQQPQSRPQEPMLVSMATITSVVHQKHRSKDRAQRHAPQREEAGEGAGRGEGTGGSGGVGGVGERGEAAPGPGTSQSNTQTQSVIHNAERNMVMARNTHAALRKELAAVAATAPRKKSSFWHDQAKAHIHDSEARMEALLRKAKIPLYRSPLERAEWGGDKSSASGETDSMSPHDRSRSQRKLQKEKKPRVKTKVYQAGEDRAREGRAGEGRAGEGRAVEGRAGEGRAGEDRARVKVEERRAEEGRAREDRARKDRAREEQIREDRPREDRGREFRDRVDQVGEVKPRVGRAQEDRVKEDCTGDVRGESDPQAKREPTSEAKLQRRRKIERERQLKHREWQQRMERTQRVVENERLMELERRQLEDLDLQKKRLAAKRQEPRHSSGTVAKRRIPTATTPFKTHLESDRKSDEIEQSYPHGRIESEQAKKGDKPPAKDKDLKAKEPKNREPKAREPKEKPKTESKGQGLSSIPPSTAACYISRISYLEAEMAKCKRQLVSFVQDNQEVLTHRKLRYHFEQLKTHRSGDSEDTGDEDVHEPFKPGRGAGGGDSDAQSYQTFLQEQSRQKQLQLKEFLARDESNDYEHPDLSNVYKVRSYHAFARDQAAQPPQQRDFIKLFQIADASERVDSPEARKEPLPNKREFDETLKVCRKHRERIELNRQLGHCHRHHAHHEHHHHHHSSNHPRNPHQQHLCHRHRAAGGPTYEHMCLRPEDIQEAQFVEPCN